ATCAACTATTGCATAAAGTTGCACTCTCACTGTTGCTGTATTATCTATTAGGATGGAGGGTCGGATGGGCAATTGCTCCAGCTTTCTTTGCATCTGCAATCAGAAACATTCATGTAAAAATCACAGATTCTGCTCCAGCACCTTTCCAAGAAGCAGCCTTGACTGCTTTAAGAAGTCCCCCTGAATATTTCGAATCACTGAGAGAAGTACGTGTTGAAAAGCTTTAGCTCTACTTGGTTTTGTGAGATCAATTGCCTGTAATAACTTGTTGATAGAGAAATTGGTATATGGCTCCTAGTACCCAGCGGAACATTAGCATTGATCGATCTTGGGAACTTTAACTGGGAGCTCCCGGGGTCAAATTCCTTTGGGATGGGGTGGAGTGTGATTTATGAACTAGGAGAGGAATAGTTCATTGCTAACAtcatttttgttgttttttcagGATTATGAATCAAAACGAGATTACGTTGTGAAGTTGCTTTCTGGTGTTGGTTTTCAAATTCAGTTTAAGCCTCAGGGTTCATTCTTTCTATTTGCTGAGCTTCCTGAAATTTCCACACTTTCTGATGTGAGTGCATTGTTTACTTTATTGGCTGTTAATGTGAAAGTCTGTATTCTTTAGTTGTTCTGCAGTGTTCATTTCAAATTTGTTATAATGCCTCACACAAGCAGATATCTGACGCTGGTGCTAACTTAAGTATTTTGTTTCTCCCTTGTGCTAATGTTGCATTTTGATTAATCAGGTAGAATTTGTTAAGAAGTTAATAGAACAGGCAGGGGTGGTTGCTGTACCAGGTCGTGGATTCTTTCACACAGATTTACCAGTGAAGAGTTCATCTCAGGCAAATTTTAACTATCAGAAGAGATACGTCAGGTTTGCTTTCTGCAAAAGCAGGGCTACATTGGCCGCTGCAGCGCAAAACCTAGGTAAGCTTCAGATGTTATAGGGTGTTCCAGGTTGTCTGAACTTGGTTAGAATAAATATGTAATGGTCAATTATTCAAAATGGATATGATACTGTAATTGAACTATCATGAAAGTCAATGCTGCGATATATTGGATTCTAGAACTTGCAGTTTATACGATGCTGATCTAATCACAATTAAAAAGGAATTGCCGACTTGATCGGAAGTAGCATTTGTTGTTTAAAAAATGAGTGCTTTAGAAGCATGTCATGGTGTCCAAGGTGCTGGAGGTGGTGGTTCAAATGTGTACAGTGGAGGAATTGCAGAGAAtatggtatttttgtcaattttagaagTCCTTCCACCTGTCAAAGCCACAAGAGCAGCAATGAGACCTGCATTTCCCGCAATTGTAGGCTCAGTGTAATTGTAGTTGTAACGGATATCCTGGAACCCATCTTCCTTATCTGGACCCGCAACCATGGCTCCTATAATTGTATTTGGATTTGGTCTTCGACTAACTTGCCATTGCCATCCATCTTTACATCTATACTTGACCTTGCTGTTTGGGATTGAAGCACCTCGATGGTGTGCTTGCTGCGGGAAATGGCTGCCAAAGCCTACAATATAACTCATATCACAAGGATTTTTACCTAGGATGTAATCAATCTGGCTCCTTGCAAAATTGCGCAAAGCTTCATTGGTGTAAAATTCCTGTCCACATTGCCATCCCGATACCAGATTGGCTTCAAGATAATCACTGAAGAGTGTAGCCATGAAAGCTGCATTTGCTGCATATTGAAGAGGCCTTGGTCGACCGTGGTTGAGTTGGATCAATCCTCCTTTGGTTCGCTTGAAGGTTGGGAAAGCTGGAAGGTACGAGCACATGATGTCTTCTACATGGTTTTGAAATGTGCTCAACATTTCTTCGTATGGGTAGCCATAGCCCAAGAAAATCCTCATACGGCTTAGAAGCAACTGAGCCCCGGCATGCTTATTGTTCCAGCTTAGTACACCGCGATTTGGGCCTCCCCAGAAAGCAGTGTCCTTTTCGGCCAGGCCAGGAGAGGTAGCAAATTGAAGATAGGTATCATTTCCAGTTGCACAATACAACCAAGCTCCACCCCAAACAAACTCGTCCCAGAAACCGCTAGAGTTGTAGACGGTCGTGGGTGGGTCTGGAATTCCTTTATAATTCTCACCTTGACCTTTAGTAGCAAACTGAAACAGCTTTTCAGCACCATGGACAAGTTTCTTTGAATAGTCTCCACTCTCCTTGAATACAATAGATGCAGCAGCTAATGCAGCTACCGTCTCTGCGGCCACAGCTGGGCAGTTGTAACACCAGGTTGCATGACGTGGGTAGTTACTATCGGTATCAATGTCCTCTGGTCGCATCCAACAGTGTTGATCATGCTCTCCCCCAACTTGTGAGGCTATATTGCTTATCCATTTACTAGAGGAATTGAAGGCGTTGAGAAGGTAGTCAGTGCCCCATCTAATGATGCCTTTGACGTGGTCTAGTTCTCCAGCAGCTTCATATTTTGCACTGTATTCGATCACGCTCCAACTCAGGATGGTCATGGCAAAAGATGCTGGGAAGGTGTACTTGATGGCATTACCTCCGTCGTAGTAGCCACCAACTATTTCATCCTTCAAGCCGGAATCACCCCTCCATGAAACATTATTTTCCTTCGGAAGTTTTCCAGCTGCACGCATTTAGTTAATTGAGCAGAAATTGTCAGGAGATCACTAGGAAGAATGAGGACTATAATTTGGAGATTGGTCATCATATTTCTCGTTGAAGCTTTCTAACACTCAAATCTCAATctctattattaaattagagcAACATGAACAATTGAAACAAAACATATAtgcctttttcattttattttttttcaaatggaTGGTCTGATGGAAAATATTGGAATATCTTCTTAATCGTACAATATATTTTGAAGTCTATACAGGTTAAAGACATTCACAGATTTTACAAATAATCATAGTGCGAAGTTCACAAATTCAGATTAAACTGAACTTTTTTTATAGGACGAATTAAATGTACTGTTAATACTTGCacaataactaaaatttatcactatttattatttatactcTCACACGGATAAGTGTTGCACGGGATGCAGTCTTCCTTCAATGACTCTTACCAAAAAGCACAATACAATCTACATTTCGTCGATCATTACTAGCCAATGGGAAAAAAGAACTTTGCTACACTATGGAATGGTCCCCTACTCTCCTAGTTCCCAATAGAAATCTTTGGAGTTTGATGGATTAATTAAatgtttcctttctcaaaaTAAGTTCATCAATTTGCTAGAAGTGAGTTGGGTTCATAAATACTCCACTCACCGAAATACTCAGCTTACCATTTCCCGGATAAAATGAAATGttcttttaacatataaaaaatgattaataaaattttaaaaaacactCTCCACTAACTCTTCgctaataataaaagaaaatcagctaattattttttcacatGGCAATATTTCATTAGATTGTGATTTTATGTAAGATGCTAATATAGAAAGACAATGTAGTTTTGTAGCTCACAGCATTGCCAACTCTGTATtgtaataatattaacaaaatatatagaaaactCAATccatattttagtttttcttagtCAGtagcaaataataaataataaaaataagtaaaccaaatagattaattttatgcaAAGTAATcaactttcttttctaaaatcaatagTAACATCccattaaaagatattaaaatataaaagtatatattaatatgcaATTAcagattttcaaataataaaggAAGTATTAAGATGATtaaatagtattaaaaatttacactAACCAAAATTTTAGGATAAATAatgttaatttaaaaaataaaaaacgtGCAAAGCTTATAGGGACAGAGTTGGCGACATTCATGCAGAAAAAATACAGGGACAAGAGAGAGCATACATCGTTGGGCGTTGAAGAACATGAGCGCCTGACGGAGTGCGATGGTATAGTTGTCAGGGCCAGGCAGCGGATGCCAGTGACTGTTATTTTTGGTCGCGACTGTAACAACGACGGCAATAAAACCCACCAAAACTACCACAACAAACAAAGTCCTTATTATCATGCCGTCCACGTAACTCGATCTCTTTTTCCTCCTCTCAGTCTCTTTGTCTGGTCTCAACAGCCAGCTCTGTTTCACCTCCTCCTCTGATTGCGACCTGTACGCTCCTCTGTCGCAGTCAACGTCGCCGTCGTCGAAGGATGGAGTTGCGGGGGTTATTTCAAAAGAACCACCCCATATGTTTCTGTCTAACAtatctgttttttcttttttcccctaAATTTCTggcttctttttttgtttgctAAAGCTCTGTTGATTGATGCTTATAACTGGTAcgtaaaaggaaaaatggaAGCAAAGCTGTCAAAGgtttttgtatatgaaatgaaTAGGGAAAGGAAGTAATCTTAAACCTTATGGAGAGAACTACATACCATGTATGtagcattattatttattacccatttaatttctctctcttcttaGGAAATGTATCAGATAAGTTTTTCTAGGGAAGATGATGACTGCCACACAACTATCCATTTACGTACCGCAGTTAACACTATTAGGAATTAGGATAAACTACAGTAAGCTTTTGCAAATCTAAACTATTTGGTTAATTTGCTGAAATCTTtgcaaataattataaatattaaaaaaaaaaactctaatcatctccttttcttctcatttttcaTGCCATCGTTTTTAGACGGCAGTGgtcactttttttattttaaagtaattaatttttaataaattaattaatgatacaaatataaaagaatttgctCTTTCTTACTAACCCATTATGATCTAATTATCCGAACGACCAATTTCTATTAAGAATTTGTTGTTCTTTcatacaaataatttatttttatcacatataatataaataagtaaacaattagttttggaaaaaaatcTCTTACAATATTGTATACTGAAAGAATATCTAAAAGTTGGAAAGCAtttctaacttttaattataagtaataGGCTACagttttagttataatttcaCCAAAGTTTCGGTTGTGTTTGAGAAAATCggagagaaaataaaaggtaagAAATGTAGCTTTTGTTTGagtagtaaaaagaaaaaaaaaaaaagaagaagaggaattAAAGTAAGATTTCAGGGATATCAAATATTCCAGTTGGCTTGTAACACCTAAAACTATATCCCTCcattttggaaaagaaaaaaaaaaaaggttgaaAAGTGGGAGACGTATAAATGAGTCAATAAATAGCataagatataaataaaagtgattgaattaataatatgaatttgtaaaagatcaatattattattattattattattgattaaatactatatatatatatgatgagttattatatttattaataatttactcgtgttaatacataattattaattatttttttatctaaatttttaatttaaaatatcttattttaattttaaatatattataaaattctcCTCACTGATGTAACTTTATAGAATATTGTAAGTAGAGTTTCATACAAAATTTAgcatactatatatatatatatatatatatatatatatatataaattctcatttttatacaaatatatttattttttatccaaCACTAGGATCTTTATAAGATTAGAAACTTAATAATCATTAGTTCTCTATTCGTGCGTTACatgactattattattattttgattataaaattaaatttataaatacaatttaatcaattatttaatatttaaaattaatttataatatttaaaaataatagcaaactaaatatttttaattttttaaaatttcatttatattattatattaataaaatatttatttattaatatatctttaaattaatactataaataaattatttttaaaatatttatttattgactctaatattatataaattaatactatcaatgtAATTGtgattactattttttaaattaaaaatgattatataattaaatattaatttattagtaaataaaatatttaaaaatatcatttttgtaattaaaattattctctaactaaaaaattaattttttaattaatataatattaaaatataattagtatactattttttaaaataatcattatctaattataaaaataatttattagtaatatattattttttaggattagaattagtgtttaattagaatgcaacttattaatcaataaattaataaaaaaaattataaaattatacataaacttgaatcttaatgtgtcaaaataatatactatgagcaaaacaataaaaaacaaaaacgcACTTCATACCTGatatttagtaaataaaataatttactcaacgtaaaataaatcataagcCAACATGCTATCACTGCACTCCCACTTGACACCTATCGT
The Ricinus communis isolate WT05 ecotype wild-type chromosome 1, ASM1957865v1, whole genome shotgun sequence DNA segment above includes these coding regions:
- the LOC8265159 gene encoding endoglucanase 25 — translated: MLDRNIWGGSFEITPATPSFDDGDVDCDRGAYRSQSEEEVKQSWLLRPDKETERRKKRSSYVDGMIIRTLFVVVVLVGFIAVVVTVATKNNSHWHPLPGPDNYTIALRQALMFFNAQRSGKLPKENNVSWRGDSGLKDEIVGGYYDGGNAIKYTFPASFAMTILSWSVIEYSAKYEAAGELDHVKGIIRWGTDYLLNAFNSSSKWISNIASQVGGEHDQHCWMRPEDIDTDSNYPRHATWCYNCPAVAAETVAALAAASIVFKESGDYSKKLVHGAEKLFQFATKGQGENYKGIPDPPTTVYNSSGFWDEFVWGGAWLYCATGNDTYLQFATSPGLAEKDTAFWGGPNRGVLSWNNKHAGAQLLLSRMRIFLGYGYPYEEMLSTFQNHVEDIMCSYLPAFPTFKRTKGGLIQLNHGRPRPLQYAANAAFMATLFSDYLEANLVSGWQCGQEFYTNEALRNFARSQIDYILGKNPCDMSYIVGFGSHFPQQAHHRGASIPNSKVKYRCKDGWQWQVSRRPNPNTIIGAMVAGPDKEDGFQDIRYNYNYTEPTIAGNAGLIAALVALTGGRTSKIDKNTIFSAIPPLYTFEPPPPAPWTP